One genomic segment of Amycolatopsis sp. WQ 127309 includes these proteins:
- the argC gene encoding N-acetyl-gamma-glutamyl-phosphate reductase yields MTVNIAVTGASGYAGGELLRLLLAHPEVEIGTLTAASSAGTKLGVHQPHLVPLADRVLTETTPETLAGHDVVFLALPHGHSAAIAAQLGPDVLVVDLGADHRLADAADWQRWYGGDHAGQWPYGLPELPGAREKLAGTKRIAVPGCFPTGGSLALAPALGAGLIEPDVTVVAVTGTSGAGKSLKPNLLGSEVMGSASAYGVGGAHRHTPEFAQNLAAVAGERVTVSFTPVLAPMPRGILTTASAPLKAGIDAAAVREAYEKAYDAEPFVQLLPEGAWPTTSATLGSNNVQLQVTVDTDARRLVVVAAIDNLTKGTAGGAVQSMNLALGLPETTGLSTVGVAP; encoded by the coding sequence ATGACGGTGAACATCGCGGTGACCGGAGCCAGCGGGTACGCGGGCGGCGAACTCCTGCGCCTGCTGCTGGCCCATCCCGAGGTCGAGATCGGCACGCTCACGGCGGCCAGCAGCGCCGGCACGAAGCTCGGCGTCCACCAGCCACACCTGGTTCCCCTGGCCGACCGTGTCCTGACGGAGACCACGCCGGAGACCCTGGCCGGCCACGACGTCGTCTTCCTGGCCCTGCCCCACGGGCACTCCGCGGCGATCGCGGCGCAGCTCGGCCCGGACGTCCTGGTCGTCGACCTCGGCGCCGACCACCGGCTGGCCGACGCGGCCGATTGGCAGCGTTGGTACGGCGGTGACCACGCCGGCCAATGGCCGTACGGCCTCCCCGAACTGCCGGGCGCGCGGGAGAAGCTCGCCGGCACGAAGCGCATCGCCGTGCCGGGTTGCTTCCCGACCGGCGGCTCGCTCGCCCTCGCGCCCGCCCTGGGCGCCGGCCTGATCGAGCCCGACGTGACGGTCGTGGCCGTCACCGGCACCTCCGGCGCGGGCAAGAGCCTGAAGCCTAACCTGCTCGGCTCCGAGGTGATGGGCTCGGCCAGCGCGTACGGCGTCGGCGGCGCCCACCGCCACACCCCGGAGTTCGCGCAGAACCTCGCCGCTGTCGCGGGTGAGCGGGTCACCGTGTCCTTCACCCCGGTGCTCGCGCCGATGCCGCGCGGCATCCTCACCACGGCGAGTGCCCCGCTGAAGGCGGGCATCGACGCGGCCGCTGTCCGCGAAGCCTACGAAAAGGCCTACGACGCGGAACCGTTCGTCCAGCTCCTGCCCGAAGGCGCCTGGCCGACCACCTCCGCGACGCTCGGCTCGAACAACGTCCAGCTCCAGGTCACGGTCGACACCGACGCGCGGCGCCTGGTCGTCGTCGCCGCGATCGACAACCTGACCAAGGGCACCGCGGGCGGTGCCGTCCAGTCGATGAACCTGGCCCTCGGCCTCCCCGAAACCACCGGCCTTTCCACCGTAGGAGTGGCACCGTGA
- a CDS encoding YafY family protein: protein MTDTPARLLGLLSLLQTPREWPGSELADRLGVSPRTIRRDVERLRELGYPVEASRGVTGGYRLIAGTAMPPLVLDDDEAVAIAVGLRTAAGQAVDGIEEASVRALAKLEQILPARLRRRVSTIGTATVAVPATGPVVDPAQLTVFAGAITNNETVRFRYHSGDGTESRRRAEPLRLVATGRRWYLVAFDLDRDDWRVFRVDRVHDAEATGGRIAPRRPPATDLAAYVVERLYDLAPTYQAVATLAATADEITPRLGTAVGELTPLPDGGCRWHSHGDTLDWLAFRLLGLGCAFTVEEPPELVARLEVLAARALAGAGVGG from the coding sequence ATGACGGACACCCCGGCGCGGCTGCTCGGACTGCTCTCGCTGCTCCAGACCCCACGGGAGTGGCCGGGCAGCGAACTGGCCGACCGGCTCGGGGTCAGCCCGCGCACGATCCGCCGTGATGTCGAGCGGCTGCGCGAACTCGGCTACCCGGTCGAGGCCAGCCGCGGCGTCACCGGTGGCTACCGGCTGATCGCCGGCACCGCGATGCCACCCCTCGTGCTCGACGACGACGAAGCCGTCGCGATCGCCGTGGGCTTGCGGACGGCCGCGGGCCAAGCCGTCGACGGCATCGAGGAAGCGTCCGTGCGGGCGCTGGCCAAGCTCGAGCAGATCCTGCCCGCGCGGTTGCGCCGCAGGGTGAGCACGATCGGCACGGCGACCGTCGCGGTGCCGGCCACCGGCCCCGTCGTCGACCCCGCGCAGCTGACCGTGTTCGCCGGCGCGATCACCAACAACGAGACGGTCCGGTTCCGCTACCACTCGGGCGACGGGACCGAGTCCCGGCGCCGGGCCGAGCCGCTCCGGCTGGTCGCCACCGGACGGCGCTGGTACCTGGTCGCCTTCGACCTCGACCGGGACGACTGGCGGGTCTTCCGCGTCGACCGGGTCCACGACGCCGAGGCGACCGGCGGCCGCATCGCCCCGCGCCGGCCACCCGCGACGGATCTCGCGGCCTACGTCGTCGAACGGCTCTACGACCTCGCGCCCACCTACCAGGCGGTGGCCACGCTGGCCGCGACGGCCGACGAGATCACCCCGCGCCTGGGCACGGCGGTGGGCGAGCTGACGCCGCTGCCGGACGGTGGCTGCCGCTGGCACAGCCACGGGGACACCCTGGACTGGCTCGCGTTCCGCCTGCTCGGGCTGGGCTGCGCGTTCACGGTCGAGGAGCCGCCGGAACTGGTGGCCCGCCTGGAGGTCCTCGCCGCCCGCGCGCTGGCGGGCGCGGGCGTGGGCGGCTGA
- a CDS encoding helix-turn-helix domain containing protein, protein MSIIEERRTEIRAQEIIYQIAVATRTDEDRAEPNTRVMITLEAGGPEGEPVAEGSLDLDVAVAATVADLVADGLLSATTGAGRSSRRRSAARAAQQGRPWNDEMDAELESRWLAGESVTEIAAYFERTPGGIRSRLPRVGCDPENPGCYLPVPPSRRVDLDGGEPG, encoded by the coding sequence ATGTCGATCATCGAAGAGCGCCGGACCGAGATCCGGGCACAGGAGATCATCTACCAGATCGCGGTCGCCACCAGGACGGACGAAGACCGCGCCGAACCGAACACCAGGGTGATGATCACCCTGGAAGCCGGCGGTCCCGAGGGCGAACCGGTCGCCGAGGGCAGCCTCGACCTGGACGTCGCCGTGGCGGCCACGGTGGCCGACCTGGTCGCCGACGGCCTGTTGTCCGCGACGACCGGCGCCGGCCGGTCGTCGCGGCGAAGATCCGCGGCCCGGGCCGCCCAGCAAGGCCGCCCGTGGAACGACGAGATGGACGCGGAGCTGGAGAGCCGGTGGCTGGCCGGCGAGAGCGTCACGGAGATCGCGGCGTACTTCGAGCGCACCCCCGGTGGCATCCGCTCCCGGCTGCCGCGCGTGGGCTGCGACCCGGAGAACCCGGGCTGCTACCTCCCCGTGCCGCCGAGCCGGCGCGTGGACCTGGACGGGGGTGAACCGGGCTGA
- a CDS encoding alpha/beta hydrolase, producing MIRIVAAVAAVGLAAGLLAAAPAASADPGVQFSPAPIAWGPCDSASLKAAGAECGFLEVPMDYAKPGGAKVSVAVSRIKHKTAQSQGIMLVNPGGPGGSGLGLSVLGKYVPNHAGDNYDWIGFDPRGVGSSKPAISCDGNYFSYDRPAYVPTSPKLEKTWLDRSKGYAQACRKNGAILDHLKTTDVAQDMDSLRKALGEKQINYYGFSYGTYLGQVYSTMYPKNVRRMVLDGNVDPRKVWYQANLDQDVAFDKNIKIYFDWLASYDSVYHLGKTGSAVEKLWYDTQRKLARNPAGGVIGGDEWTDVFLQAGYYVFGWVDMAKAFDGFVHKGDWQTLKALYDDSNPPGDDNGFAVYLGVQCTDTQWPTSWNKWRVDNWLTYAKAPFETWGNAWFNAPCVFWPAKAGKPVDINGSKVAGALLISEELDAATPYAGSLEVRKRFPNSSLISAPGGTTHAGSLSGVSCVDDKIADYLANGTLPARRPGNHSDVQCSPVPPPVPDGAAAQKSDNTAKAAQEKQRTLAQLLHF from the coding sequence GTGATAAGAATCGTTGCCGCTGTCGCCGCTGTGGGGCTCGCGGCCGGGCTGCTGGCCGCCGCACCCGCCGCGTCGGCGGACCCCGGGGTGCAGTTCAGTCCCGCGCCGATCGCCTGGGGGCCCTGCGACTCGGCGAGCCTCAAGGCGGCGGGCGCCGAGTGCGGCTTCCTCGAAGTGCCGATGGACTACGCGAAGCCGGGCGGGGCGAAGGTCTCCGTCGCGGTGTCGCGGATCAAGCACAAGACCGCGCAGTCCCAAGGGATCATGCTGGTGAACCCGGGCGGCCCCGGCGGGTCCGGCCTCGGGCTCTCGGTGCTCGGCAAGTACGTGCCGAACCACGCGGGGGACAACTACGACTGGATCGGCTTCGACCCGCGGGGCGTCGGCTCCAGCAAGCCCGCGATCAGCTGTGACGGCAACTACTTCAGCTACGACCGGCCGGCGTACGTGCCGACCTCGCCGAAGCTGGAGAAGACCTGGCTCGACCGCTCCAAGGGCTACGCGCAGGCGTGCCGCAAGAACGGCGCGATCCTCGACCACCTGAAGACGACCGACGTCGCGCAGGACATGGACAGCCTGCGCAAGGCGCTGGGCGAGAAGCAGATCAACTACTACGGCTTCTCCTACGGCACCTACCTCGGCCAGGTGTACAGCACGATGTACCCCAAGAACGTCCGCCGGATGGTGCTCGACGGCAACGTCGACCCGCGGAAGGTCTGGTACCAGGCCAACCTCGACCAGGACGTCGCGTTCGACAAGAACATCAAGATCTACTTCGACTGGCTGGCGTCCTACGACAGCGTCTACCACCTGGGCAAGACCGGTTCCGCGGTGGAGAAGCTCTGGTACGACACCCAGCGCAAGCTCGCCAGGAACCCGGCCGGCGGGGTGATCGGCGGTGACGAGTGGACCGACGTCTTCCTGCAGGCCGGCTACTACGTCTTCGGCTGGGTCGACATGGCCAAGGCGTTCGACGGTTTCGTCCACAAGGGTGACTGGCAGACGCTGAAGGCGCTCTACGACGACTCGAACCCGCCCGGCGACGACAACGGTTTCGCCGTCTACCTGGGTGTGCAGTGCACCGACACCCAGTGGCCGACCAGCTGGAACAAGTGGCGGGTCGACAACTGGCTGACCTACGCCAAGGCCCCGTTCGAGACCTGGGGCAACGCCTGGTTCAACGCACCCTGCGTGTTCTGGCCGGCGAAGGCGGGCAAGCCCGTCGACATCAACGGCAGCAAGGTCGCCGGGGCGCTCCTCATCAGCGAAGAGCTCGACGCCGCGACGCCGTACGCCGGCAGCCTCGAGGTCCGCAAGCGGTTCCCGAACTCGAGCCTGATCAGCGCGCCGGGCGGCACCACGCACGCCGGTTCGCTGTCCGGGGTGTCCTGTGTGGACGACAAGATCGCCGACTACCTGGCGAACGGAACGTTGCCGGCGCGCCGGCCCGGCAACCACTCCGACGTCCAGTGCAGCCCGGTTCCGCCGCCGGTGCCCGACGGCGCCGCCGCGCAGAAGTCGGACAACACCGCGAAGGCGGCCCAGGAGAAGCAGCGCACCTTGGCTCAGCTGCTGCACTTCTGA
- a CDS encoding DNA alkylation repair protein, producing the protein MTADERLVKAVRTGLAELGDPVKAPEMRAYMKSAMPYRGVAKPERSMLLKRVFADHILPDRVTYSATILALWRDAEFREERYAAVDLSGYRAYRSWQDPGLIPMYEEMIVTGAWWDHVDELAIRRVGPILRSARGEVTPIMLRWAADDDLWRRRTAIICQVGAKEDTDTDLLTRAIEPAIAEPEFFLRKGIGWALRDYAKTSPDWVRSFVDDHPGLSGLSRREALKHIG; encoded by the coding sequence ATGACCGCGGACGAACGGCTGGTCAAAGCCGTCCGCACCGGGCTGGCCGAGCTGGGCGATCCGGTGAAGGCACCCGAGATGCGGGCGTACATGAAGTCGGCCATGCCGTATCGCGGAGTGGCCAAACCGGAGCGGAGCATGCTTCTCAAGCGGGTGTTCGCCGACCACATACTGCCCGATCGAGTGACGTATTCGGCGACGATCCTGGCGCTGTGGCGGGACGCCGAGTTCCGGGAGGAGCGGTACGCGGCGGTCGATCTTTCCGGCTATCGCGCCTACCGGTCGTGGCAGGATCCCGGGCTGATCCCGATGTACGAGGAAATGATCGTCACGGGGGCGTGGTGGGACCACGTCGACGAGCTGGCGATCCGGCGGGTGGGCCCGATCCTGCGTTCCGCCCGCGGCGAGGTCACGCCGATCATGCTGCGCTGGGCGGCCGACGACGACCTCTGGCGGCGGCGCACGGCGATCATCTGCCAGGTCGGCGCGAAGGAGGACACCGACACCGACCTGCTGACCCGGGCGATCGAACCCGCGATCGCCGAGCCGGAGTTCTTCCTGCGCAAGGGAATCGGCTGGGCACTGCGCGACTACGCGAAGACGTCACCGGACTGGGTGCGGTCCTTCGTGGACGATCACCCCGGCCTGTCGGGGCTGTCGCGCCGGGAGGCGCTCAAGCACATCGGGTGA